The stretch of DNA ATGTCCTGGTTGGTTTGTCTGAGGTAGAAGtcagtgatgaacaaaaggttaaacatgtttctctAGTGGTTTTtagaatttgttttattaatatttatatattgatCCACTCacagagctttgttggaggctttgaccaccggcagcagcttcagaagagcctctgaagcagagtacttcttcaggtcaaactcaTCCAGATCTTTTctgatgacagtaagatgaagaccagagctgaccatCGAGCAGGggacagtgtctctgtggacaggcGTCCTAATATGAGGGACTCTTGGATGTCCTCTACAAGAGAACaatggttcagttcattcagacagtggaacaggttgatgATGTACttaactgttttctgattggtctgtgaaccTCTCCCTATTTGTATCGGTAGACCTCTTAAGAGCTTCTGACTGGTCTTCAgtgaaagacagaggaggaacaAGTCtaggtgtccatttggactcagtaaggccttgtccacagcactctggtgcagatgattcagttcAGCTTTGTTTCTAAACAGTCTGGACCACTGGCTCATTGTTGGGTcttctgacaacagatttgttccagaggtgatgaaggtcagatggACATAtagagcagccagaaactcctgaacactcagattgagtaaactgaagctgctgtgatatagatgccacactctgtcaggtctgattcatagaagatcaggtttcctttctgcagcttCTCAAAAGtcagtttccccagagacttGATCATCATGCTGTTTTttggactccagtgtggatctgtcgcagctcctccatcatatttgaccttcttcactttggactgaaccaccaggaaaTGGTCTCAGTcagaccctgactgagatggaggcagaactcctccatctctggttttcaaCTTGTTCTCTAGAACTtttgcagtgatccagcagaagactgggatgtggcacatgatgtggaggctttgtgatgtctggatgtgggagatgatcctcctggcctgctcctcatctctgaacctcttcctaAAGTattcctccttctgtgggtctATGAACCCTTTGACCTACGTCACCATGTCaacacagtcaggagggatctgattggctgctgcaggtcatgCAGTTATCCAGAGgtgagcagagggaagcagtttccccccgatgaggtttgtcagcagcacactgaggtggacgctgtgacatcagtcaggatctcagtgttgtggaagtccagaggaagtcgacactcgtccagaccatcaaagatgaagaccactTTAAAGCTTCtttgcttctttggtttcagtgaaaacctgatggatgagttccaccaaactgtACTTCTCATTCTCGTTTGAGCACATTCAGCTATCTGAATGTGAAGGAAACTGTGAACTGTGTGTCCTGGTTGGTTTTCTGTGGTTTTCTGTGGTTTCACTTCTGTGTTAAGACTGTTTTTCCAATGCCAGCCATTCCTTTTGTCATCACTCTACTGATTGGTCCGTCTTGTCCAGCTGAGactttaaagatgtcttctttTCTGATGGGggtttctggtctgtctggtttccaggaagcAGTTTCAATCTGCCTGACCTCATGTTCATCATTGACCTATACCCAGTCCCTCcttctgtgatgtagagctctgtgaagatctGATTCAGAAGGGTGGGatttcctgctttagccacgccctcaaacactggaacttattcttcaggtttgatttgagttcctGTTGACAAGCTGCAGCTCTGGTTTCCGAAGGACCagatcattgagaaaataagatgttcttcctttcacaataaaagtcctCTTGCAGCTCTGCAGACAGTCAACTAGCAtctactgcttcatcctcctcagGAAGTTatctgtgatcttcagaaaggcctctctgctcctcctctgctccttctCTTCACCATCTAACACCTCCTgatcctccctctgactctctaagacttctgtgtgatctgtacCCAGAATCTCCTGGATAGTCTTCAGCTCATTCTTtacaaagcagatgatgttctccttcagcagctggaacagaacatgtgaaggttaacctcagatgatcagtgacagacagagcaGCGTCCAGGCTGACAGGATCAGGACTCTGCTTCAATATTAAGAGTAGTGTCATGTTTAAGGATGTCCCGATCAGGTTTTTATGCTGCAGAGTTCGAGTCATTTGATtttgagtatctaccgataccgagtCCCGATCCAATACTTCTATAataaattttaaaaatgaagaagagTGAAGAAACAGATCCAGAAAAGtttttcaaacatgttatttttgtttttatttattttatttaaccagataaaagacccattgagatcaagacctctttcacaagggtgacgtagccaagaaaggcagcggcacacatcatagttaataaaaacagataacagttacaaaacaaacattgaaatataaaagtgcaTACACATAAAGGGCAGGAGTTATGGTCGCAGAAGcaatttaagaacacaggcactgttcagTGGATTCTCGTTGATGGTCTTTTAATATAGAGCAgaaagctcccagtgaaataaatgttgttaaTTGTAGTTCAGTGTGCAGGGTATTCAGAGGgcagagggggcagagaaactgaaagctttttttcccatttcagtctgaacacagtgaacacaacaACCAGTGATAAACCTCAGAGCACAATGACAGACCAGAGTCAAGGACTGTCGGCAGCTGTTTGAAGCACACATATACGCAACATCGCCATAATCAAATACAGGGAAACTGGTAGCCAATATCATATCAGAAGCTTCCGAGATCTGAGGGGGACACATGACTTATTTCTGTAAAAGAAGCCATATTTCTAACATGTACTTTGAATGATAGTTCCCCATCAATAATTAATCCCAGGAACAGTAACCAGTAACTGGTGACCAGCTCAAGAGCTTTGCCATGGGTAGTTCTAATTGAGGGGACGTTTTCCAAGGGAACAGATGAATTTGATAATATATAAATAGCATTGCTTGCTAGATTTTTCAGAATGTAAAATCAGTTTCAGACGAGTCATCAAAAGTGTACTGCAAAAATTTGACTGAGTGTGAACATCAGTAAATTATGGCATCATCATCTCAAAAATGGTATGAGgcatttgacaaaaatgacaagtTATTATCATGCTGAGGCGTATTCAAGTGTTATTTTTCTCCAACAAGTTACTTTCCCCCACTTCAATTTGTTATTTGATTCTTAAAACACAGTCCAATCAcctcaagcttttattttggtacttccACTTATCTTTGGTACAAAGTGCATTTTGTTACATTATGAAAGAGGGATGCTCATGTGCTGTTTACAGATGCTGCAATTTCAGTGTGGTTTTCTCTGAGGCATGATCATTCatttctgtgtatgtttgttgtAGGCTGTGAGAGGAAATTTTAGCTGCTCCTCAACATTCAAGGCCCTTTTCAGGGTCAAGACCTGATTTTAGGGTTACATTAGAATGTGTTTAGGTTATGTTGGCCAGTAAATAACCTTATCCAATTTATACCTGGAGAattccataaaaacaaacattacactTCACAATGCTGCAATGATGTATTTATTACACAACTACAATTACAAAAGAATAACATCAACTTTGTCACAgctgacagaggagagagagagagattaagagacagaagacagagaagacagtAGAGATAAAGAGgtgaagacagaggagagagagagacagatacagAGAGCAGAGACAGGAGAGAACAGACAGAAACTGGCAGTATTTAATAGGTTCTAATGTTCAGTGCGTCTTCAAGAGAAGTCGTCTCCTTGCCAACAGCCTCAACACATAAAATACTGTCGCTTTTGTACATaaaagaaactgaaatatcataaattaaaaatggaggcaaagtttcttttttcctgatgtttataaaaacagaaaaaaacctaaTATTCAATGTTTCCATTTTCTGGGAAGAATGGAGTGATAGCGTATCAAGAGGATGATACACTGACTTTCATCAGTCTTTTCCTTCACCTTACTCCACCCACTCCCCCTCAccactccttcttcttctcatccATTGACACGCCCCCGGGCCCCAGagccaccaccagcagcaggcCTCCAATCACCGACAGACTCTGGAAGAAGTCGTACTTGAGGAAGTCGTGCATGGGTCTGTATGAGGGGACGGTCCAGAAGGCGTTGAAAGTGAAGTTGATGCAGAGCAGCCAGGCGACCAGAGTCAGCGCCGCCAACTTGGTCTTGAAGCCCACCGCCACCAGGATTATCAACGCTGTGCCGACCAGGTTCTGCAGGATCTGAAAAGAAGattaaaacatcatttccaACAGGACAGGGAGTGCAGTTCCATATTCTGACAGGTTTCAGATGTCAGAGTTAGGGATGGACATTTTAAGCAAATATACAGGTTAGAAGCCACTGTGGATTATCTGATGAATATTCCTCACTCCACACACTTTTGGTCACCAGCAAATTCTCATCTCATTCAAATGTGACCATTGCTTTTCATGAACTTCTGTGATAAACCTCAAATGACTGAGTCATTTCCAGGTGGGACTGATATGAACTGAATGGGTGCTTGATAAGCAATACCAAATTAACCAATTATCTATGATCAATAAGTAGTCATTGTCAAGTGTCAGGAACAGGAACAGTTCTGGGTTTTTGAGCTGTGTGAGGCCCCTTCTCAGAGAATCATCTCAAGACATAGATGCTGCCAGAcaggacacaagaaaaaagaaagatttgagCCACTCAACAAGACTCAGAGTAAAAGAATCTCTACCTGCTTAAGTCAGACCATTAGACAGCCTTCTACTAATGGACACcacgtttgtgtcacttcataaactgctcactctccacaACAAAGTCAaaggagaaaatcagtgattttacatcacagagttgttgatccactgctgcctccatcagcaacttcaaatctgttattttgtgatgttGGTTTTTGAAATCTTTTTACTGAATGAGCACAAACTTAGAaaataaggcagcagtagaccagcacaTCCCATCTCTGCATGAACTCACAATGTTCaatttctctatgggctttagCAAAGACGACTTCACAAACTTTAGCTTCCTATCTATGTGATAagttatttcgtttttcagcttgtacgtttgttttgactctggtccaaacaccgcagcactggcagagcttcatgtttccatgacgacgcgcgtgacatcattttcacatgactccagattgttaaaatgagtctctaaACTTTatgctaaactttaaaaacagaggcatacatacgcaggagacaggtacgctggttagttgtagcgctgctcttttcgtttaataaacaggccgctccagtttgactgtaggcgtgCTAACAgaggtaaatactgccaaaccgccgacatgatgagctaacattagctccttgtctacaggtgtcgggtgatcagttcttcttcacacctctaaaacagcagaagaagaaccATGTCAGAGCcaacggagctctaataaattacgtggtatcggatcggtgcatggactgcagtactcgccgataccgatgcccacattttccgcagtatcggaggcatttgcgatactggtatcggaatcggaacaactctagaAAAGGGTCCCCCATCGAACAACGTGTTTTGCTGCATCACATTCCGTTTTTCATATGATGGTTTTGCAGTATACGAAAAATTCATATCATCAATTATACCGGTTTTTATACTGTCCAGCActagcagaaattgaagataaaataataaaaaaaaatgtttataagcatacaatcacctgattgtatgaattgatGTATCAGAAGACCGGCCACCTCTATGATGGCCACCATTAAGTGGCTAAAAGTTTTTCCTTAAACGCTTGCTGGCAGTCATGTTTTAGTGAGAGCAAGTTTCGTGTCTCAGGCTGACTCTTGgtgaaggcacacacacacacacggcacagTGAGGCATGTTTGATGGTAACCGCACAATAAAAGTGAGGTGATCAATTGCTTTCACTGAGTCTGTGTATTGCTATGTTCTTCTTGGTAGAGTTAAGATTATGgacaatcaaatcaaacagcCTGTTGTGATGTTGTACTATAAGGTTACAGTAAGCAGTACAGTATCAGGGTTATGGATAGGGTTACAGATGTGTGAGCTACTCATTTTATTCAGTAAATCCAGTGACAGAAATATGAATCTACGGCATGTACAACCGCTCATACTGTGAGCAGTAAATGTGTTGCTGCACAAAGGCAGACACTGTAGCTCCTCAGTGGTTCTAACACAGTCACACTAAACACGTGTAAAGTGAAAAGATGAAACactattgttgtgtgttgtgctgtTGAGAAGACTCACACTGAATAGGCTCATGTCAAAGTGCAGCAGTGTCATGAACATAAGGATGAGGAGGACACGCCCCCCGAGCTGCAGCAGGTGCCTCGGAGAACTTTGATGACCAAGGGAGGGCACTCCTGCAAACACACTGCGAGCTTCACCCCTGCACTCAGccaaaaggaggaggagaccgCCCCCTAATGACAGGTTCCTGCAGAGACAAGGTTACTCTTAGTTTAAGATTTACAATTATTAATACAAAACTTCTACTTAAAACTATTACATTTCAAATTCAGAAATTCGGTAATAAATAATCTGTCTTCCAGGGAAGGAAATTATGTGATTTTTCAAATCTACATTTCTACCAAAGGTTTTTACACATGCAGGGTCTTGTATCTATAGACTGAGCACATTCTGTATGTCATTTAATCAataggtcagaggtcaaggaCTCACCTCATTAGGAACTTTGGGTCCCAGAGGATGCTGTAGGCCACAGTCTGCACAGGAACAAAAACTTTCACAGTAAAACTGATGCTGTGGTCACAAGATATAGATCAGCTGTTTATGCAGTAAAACCGAAATGATCTAATTTCCACTACATGTCATAGAAACTGTCTAAGGGCATGTAACTGATcaaatatgaattattaaaacTATGTGTGCATCATTCAGAAAATGTCACAATGTAGTTTTGATCCCTGGGGTCACGATGAGGTAAAAGGACAATTCTCAatgcaaagaaaacaagtaTAACCATGACTTGTTCTTAGAAGCTGCATTGTTGGGTGGTATTGATTCCATTACAGACAAAGAGCTACAATCTTATATTTTAACAAGAAATGGTACATCAGAGCACAAATATGTCCATTACAGGTCATGAGGGCTAGATGATGAATGTTTGCGTGGACTCGTTAATTAGTGAgactcaggtgtgttgtgtgtacCTGCATGGTAATGACGCCAAACAGGGCAAAGCAGGCGTACTGAACAAAGTTTCTACTGAGGATCAACACACAGCCAcctgcagaggagggacagagacagagagagagacagagagagagagacagagacagaggtgaAAACATTCTAATGACATTCCAAATAATCACTTTAATGTAGTGACAGGTGGTTGGTGGGgtctgtgtactgtgtgtgtccgtgtgtatTACCCAGCTGTATCAGTAGGTTGAGAAGGACAAAGAAGTTAGCAAGGAAGCATCCACAGCCCCAGCTGGAGTCGATGTAGTCGCTTTGCTCCCCCCACTGAAACCACATCCTCACCCCGTCCTCCAGGAAGGTGCTGACCAGACACAGGCGGGCCACATGGGGGAGGTAGTGTTTGGTGACCCGGAGGAACTGCAGGAGGGGCGGAGTTATTATATATCACATATTATATGTTAAAAACCAGATTAACAACACTGAGACCACCAGTAGTGAGAACAGAGGCGGAGCCTGTCTCAAACAGGTGAGGACAGACAAGGAGACCATCCTACaggggaggacagagacagtccTACACATCCAAAGCTTGCCTTAAAATCAGGCAAGTGTCACAATATGATGTCATCAAAGTTTGTTGTGATCATTGTGTTACTACCATTACAGACAAAAAAGATTTTGTACGTCACGTCTAAGACACGCcacagaacatttaaaaaacaacaacacgtcaCTCCTTATATGGATCAACAATCACCTCGCCAATCTCTATTACAAATCTGTCAATTTCAGACTTCCCGCCCGTTGGCAGTGACTTAACATGGGGTAACACATAACGGAGGACCTCGCGTACACAACTACGGTCCCCTCCTCCTTTCGGCATACGTGTTAACTGACCTAACTTTACAGAAGTAGCGAGTTTGCTTCGATGTTGAGTCACAAACAACTGCTACTCTCGTCTGTGCTACATTcagtaaaagaaagaaacatcttgatcataccaaagtatgacgCGTGTATTCAAACTGCATATAAAACACATTCGTGTTCAGTTTCCGTGTTTCACCAGATGTTCCGAGTACATTGGAAGTAGCTGAAGGCCCTGAACACAACATGAAAAGCCACTCCATACTTCGGGAATTATTTGACTGGAAACGAACTTTGCATACTTtaggaaaacatttttacacaattGCACAGGCTAATAAGTTCCTGCAACACAAAACCTTCCTACAACAGGCTACTGCTTGAAAAGTTACCATAAGTTGACTTCTATGTACTCTAAGTTGTAGTTAGATAACGTGTATAACATGCTGCGTGTAATGTAACCGTTTTTAATAAGAATTTTGAAGCAGCGGAAGTTATCCGGAGCCGTCTGTCCGAGTCCCTGCCCCGTCTGTGGCCGGCTTAGGGTGTGTGTTTCCTGGTGCGAGCAGCTCACCTGGTCCGCTACATCCTCCGCTTTACTCATCAAGTCACCGTGTCCCATCGTTTCTTCCGCTGTTTAGACGCTTGCGTGCGGACAAACTAAGTCCAGGTCAGATCTAAGTGAACAGTCCGCCTGTCTTGTGCTTTGATGATGCTCCACCGCTGTCTCCGACCCACAATCCTCTGCGACTGGCGGCAGCGCGCCCTCTGTCGGCGTACCAGTGTACAGCATGCCACGTGGACTGACAGTATTATAATTACCAGAATAAAATTAAGATTGTGATTTTAATCCAGCAATTGTTATAAAACGAAAAACGTCGGTTTACAcgacagatttatttttaaaataacaaccaaacctgatgttaatgtttttgattAAAGTTAGTACATAGTGAATCTCTTTCTATGTGGCTGCTGATAAAATTAACTTAACAATATTTAAGTTACTTACTGTTTAAATAATTTAACTTCTTGCAAATGTAATATATACGTGTGAAATATGTGCTCTTGACCACACTCAAAACTCTTATTTTGGGGCTTAACTTGTGTAATATAAAGTCCCATATTGTCCACAATAACTGAAATGTTTGTCatcatttatttgcacatttcaaACTATTGTCCAGCTGTCAACATGACACAACATGACAAACCGTCAACATGACACAAagatgcatgatgggaaatTGAAGAGGTCAGGTTAGAGCAGGTGTGCGCTCTTCTTCACTTTTGTCCAGTGTCCTCTGAGCTCTGTGGctctgaaacacaaaaaacacaaactgatttttgtatgtgtgtgtgtataagactTCACTTTTAACAAGAGAAACAGAAGATGACATGGTAGCTATGACTTGACTTCAGGTGTTACCTGTAGGttgaggaagtgtgtgtgtgtcttgcagTGTACATGTCGCGCCGTCGTCTCTCTGTGGAAAAACTTGTTACAGAGTTGACACAGGAAACCAGAGATAGGGACCACAAAACTATTTCCTgttaagacagagacagataaaaatgatttaatttcatttattacAGAACAcgacatttaaaggtccagtgcataAGAATTTGTGACATCCAAGACTGAGACTGCAGAGTAAAACAAATGGAGGTCTCCTGCACTCACTTCTCTCTTTCCCAAAGCATAtcagagaactacggtggccttctcTTACCAGAAAGGATAGAATTACTCTATCACAACTCTCTCACTTCCTCCATTATTTTTGCCACTTTGTCCTCCTTTTTTGTTGACTAATGCTTTGGGGCCGTTTTGAGCCattcttcatttgcataataTGTTTCCACAATGTGAAAGGCATGTCCACTCAAGTCCACAAAGGCAACCCTTGCCTAAATTGCATAATGGCTTCCAAGCCTATGAAAACCAAAGGGATTTTAAAGCTGTTACACAACGTAGTATTTTCAATGTTATaacaataaaccctcctaaaagtCACACAGGACTGGGCCTGTTTGAATAGACCTGCATCCCGATGAGTGTTTCAGCTCCATGTTAGAATAATATGTGTCCTTACTAACATGTCTAGAAACAATCATACACAGAAAGCAGACCATCTCCTTCGCAGTCTTTTGCTTGGTTTCAGAAAACACTACTGAGAAACAACAGTGAAATATCAGAACAGGGATCTCTCTTTTGCTGGAATGACaacaaggtgaaactgaaagtaagtCTTAATAGAGGTTTTTGTTCACAGCAGAAAGTCAAGTTCCAACAGATAATGCAGCAAATGACTGTGCCATCATTTTTCAAACATATTTGTTCCTGCCAGACATAAAAGCAGTACTGCAGTTTTCAAACTAATGTAAAACCAGTATGTTATCAAAATTCCATTTCAGGGGCTTGAAAATGCTGCACCAGTGTGGACAGCAGTCAGATCCAGAGCAGAATTAATGCATTAAAAAAGTGAgcgtgtatgtacagtatatagctTGGCTTGAGTCAGTACACACCACTTCATCTCATTAACCCACCGTATGCAGTATGAGGGTTGTAGTCCTCTGTTTCAGCtgtctgcaacacacacacacgcacgcacacacacacacacacagattacaaACTGgattttatggaaaaaaaagaaagaaaagagccaATTCATAGTTCTGCATCTGTAAGTCTGCAATAGTACTTGTGACATATTGACATGTACAGGGtccccacaccttggttgacatcaaatttaaGGAGCTTTCAATGACTTTCCAGGACCGATTCTGTAGGAGCCAGAGtgaagttagttttagttcagggttaggcCGAGTGGTtgttacaatgtaatttattaacAGCTGAAGTAGTTAACTgttggccttaagcctttgaTTAAATTATCGCAAGGAAAGGAACGTGGCTTTGTGGCCtttctgatgttattttgttctttagATAAAGGCTACCATATGAACGCTTTGATATATTTGACGGCTATGATAGTTAAAGGAATTGGAAGATATGTACTGAAAAATATCTAGCAGTTGGATTGATCCGTCCGTTTTAGAAGCTGTATTTTAAGTTTTGGTGTAACAAGGTTTTTTGACCATCAGGTCACTACGTGGATTAGTTGTCTTACTGTTGGAATCTATAGATCGTCATTCACAAACTGAACATCAAGGCaatatttctatgtgttgttgatcctcGAGAAAGTTTGGATACATGTGGATAGAAatattttgaaatttaaaagcGAATAAGCCCTATTAGAAGCGCTTGTGAAATAGAAGCTCACTATGTCGACACTGAGAGCCCGTGGACAAGGAAACCACAAAAAGAAAGTGACCAACAACCCA from Solea solea chromosome 8, fSolSol10.1, whole genome shotgun sequence encodes:
- the surf4l gene encoding surfeit 4, like: MGHGDLMSKAEDVADQFLRVTKHYLPHVARLCLVSTFLEDGVRMWFQWGEQSDYIDSSWGCGCFLANFFVLLNLLIQLGGCVLILSRNFVQYACFALFGVITMQTVAYSILWDPKFLMRNLSLGGGLLLLLAECRGEARSVFAGVPSLGHQSSPRHLLQLGGRVLLILMFMTLLHFDMSLFSILQNLVGTALIILVAVGFKTKLAALTLVAWLLCINFTFNAFWTVPSYRPMHDFLKYDFFQSLSVIGGLLLVVALGPGGVSMDEKKKEW